The Streptomyces sp. NBC_01268 genome segment TGACATCGCCCGCGCCCACGGCGGGGACCTGGTCGTCGCCGACAGCCCGCGCGGCGCGCGGCTGGTGGCGACGCTGCCGGGGTGCGCCGTCCAGGAGCCGCGGCGTTCCTGAGCGCGATTTCAGGACCTTCAGGAATCCTTCAGGGCCGTGCTCCGAGGATCGAGCGGTATGAAGCACCGTCGGGCGAAGAACACCGAGAAGGCGGACCTGAGGGCCGACCGGAGGGGCGAGCGGAGGGCCGACCGGCTTGCCGACCCGAGGGCCGCCACCGCCACCAGGGCCGGGGCGACCGGCGCGAGGAGGCGCACGCGCAGGCGGCCCCGGTCGAGAAGGTCCTTGATCGTCCGCGCACTGCTATGCACGGGCCTGACCGCCGCCATCTGCGCCGCCGGCGGGGGCTGGTACCTCTACCGGGACCTCTCCCAGAGCATCGGCGTCTCCACGGCCCTGGACGACGGCGCGCCCCGCTCGAAGCACGGCGACACCAACATCCTGCTGATGGGCCTGGACAGCCGCAAGGACAACAACGGCGAGGACCTGCCCGACGCGGTCCTCGACAAGCTCCACGCCGGCAGCTCCGAGATCGGCGGCTACAACACCAACACGCTGATCCTGCTGCACGTGCCCGGCGACGGCTCCCGGGCCACCGCGCTGTCCGTGCCGCGCGACGACCTCGTCGAGCTCACGGGAGTACCCGGACACGGCAAGGACAAGATCAAGAAGGCGTACGGCATCGCCAAGTACGAGGCCGAGCGGCAGCTCGCCCGGCGGGGCGTCACCGACCGGCGCACGCTGGAGCACGAGGGCCGCGAGGCGGGCCGCAAGGCCGAGATCCGTACCGTCCGCGACTTCCTCGGCGTGCCGATCGACCACTTCGCCGAGGTCAACCTGGCCGGCTTCTTCCACATCGCCGACGCCCTCGGCGGCGTCCCCGTCTGCCTCAACAAGCCGGTCAAGGACCACTACTCCGGCGCCGACTTCCACGCCGGACGCCAGACCCTCGACGGGCAGCAGGCGCTCGCCTTCGTCCGCCAGCGCCACGGGCTGCCGCGCGGCGACCTCGACCGCACCCGCCGCCAGCAGGCGTTCCTCGCCTCCGCCGCGCACCAGCTGAACTCCGTGGGCACCTTCACCGACCCCGGAAAGCTCGTCAAGCTCCTCGACACCGCCAAGAAGGACCTCGTCACGGACAAGGGCTGGGACCTGCTGTCGTTCGTCGAGAAGGCCAAGAACCTCTCCGGCGGGCACGTCGAGTTCGCCACCCTGCCCATCGCGGGCTTCGACAAGCACAAGGGCGAGGACGTCAACATCGTCGACACGGCACAGGTACGGGACGTGGTGCGCACCAAGCTGGCGAAGGCCCCCTCGGGCGCACCGGACCCGTCGGCCGCGCCGGGCGCGAAACCGTCCGGGGAGCCCGCCGCGAAACCCCCGGGCGGCGAGAAGGACGACGGCGTACGCACCCTGGACGGCGGGGGCATCCCGTGCGTGGACTGACCGCCGCGCTCGGCACGCGCCGCCGCGCCGAGGCCGTCCTGCTGCTGCTCGCCGTCGCGATCCCGGTGTACGGGTACGTGTACACCGGCGTCACGATGACCGCGTCGCCCACCGAAGGGCTCGCCGGGTTCGCCGCCAGCCTGCTGCTCCTCGCGCTCACCGCCCACCTGGCCGTACGCCGCTGGGCGCCGCGCGCCGACCCGCTGATCCTGCCCATCGCGTTGCTGCTGACCGGCATCGGGCTCGTCCTGCTGCGCCGCCTGGACATCACGTACGCGAAGAGGTTCGGCGCGGACCCGACCGCGACCGGGCAGCTGCTGTGGACGGTCGTCGGGGTAGCGACGTGCCTTGCCGTGCTGGCCGTGGTGCGCGACCATCGCCGCCTGCGCCGCTACCTGTACCTGACGATGGCGGTGGCGCTCGTGCTGCTGCTCGCGCCCGCGTTCTTCCCCGGCGACACCTACGGCGCCAAGCGGTGGGTCTTCCTGGGGCCGCTGTCCTTCCAGCCCGGCGAGTACGTCAAGATCATGATCGCGGTGTTCTTCGCCGGGCACCTCGTCCTCAACCGCGACGCACTCGCCCTCACCGGCCGCAAGGTCCTCGGCGTCCGGCTGCCGCCCGGACGGCAGTTCGGGCCGATCGTCACGGTCTGGCTGATCAGCCTGCTGGTGCTGATCTTCGAACGCGACCTGGGCACCTCGCTGATCTTCTTCGGCATGTTCGTGGTCATGCTCTACGTCGCCACCGAGCGCACCAGCTGGATCGTGTGCGGCCTGCTGATGGCGGCCGTCGGCGCGTTCGCCGTCGGCGCCACCGAACCGCACGTCAAGGGCCGTGTGATGGCGTGGCTGCACCCCATGGACATCTACCTGCCGGTCGAAGAGCGACCCGCGGGCCTCGTCTCCGACCAGGCCGCCCAGGCGCTCTTCGGCTTCGGCAGCGGGGGCGTCACCGGCA includes the following:
- a CDS encoding FtsW/RodA/SpoVE family cell cycle protein, encoding MRGLTAALGTRRRAEAVLLLLAVAIPVYGYVYTGVTMTASPTEGLAGFAASLLLLALTAHLAVRRWAPRADPLILPIALLLTGIGLVLLRRLDITYAKRFGADPTATGQLLWTVVGVATCLAVLAVVRDHRRLRRYLYLTMAVALVLLLAPAFFPGDTYGAKRWVFLGPLSFQPGEYVKIMIAVFFAGHLVLNRDALALTGRKVLGVRLPPGRQFGPIVTVWLISLLVLIFERDLGTSLIFFGMFVVMLYVATERTSWIVCGLLMAAVGAFAVGATEPHVKGRVMAWLHPMDIYLPVEERPAGLVSDQAAQALFGFGSGGVTGTGLGLGHPELIGFAGRSDFILTTIGEELGLAGTMAVLLLYGLLVQRGMKAALGVSDPFGKLLAVGLSAALALQVFVIAGGVLGLIPMTGKALPFLAKGGSSLVASWVLIALLLRVSDRAPEPLPPTGSPRDTGERGRSAVMM
- a CDS encoding LCP family protein → MIVRALLCTGLTAAICAAGGGWYLYRDLSQSIGVSTALDDGAPRSKHGDTNILLMGLDSRKDNNGEDLPDAVLDKLHAGSSEIGGYNTNTLILLHVPGDGSRATALSVPRDDLVELTGVPGHGKDKIKKAYGIAKYEAERQLARRGVTDRRTLEHEGREAGRKAEIRTVRDFLGVPIDHFAEVNLAGFFHIADALGGVPVCLNKPVKDHYSGADFHAGRQTLDGQQALAFVRQRHGLPRGDLDRTRRQQAFLASAAHQLNSVGTFTDPGKLVKLLDTAKKDLVTDKGWDLLSFVEKAKNLSGGHVEFATLPIAGFDKHKGEDVNIVDTAQVRDVVRTKLAKAPSGAPDPSAAPGAKPSGEPAAKPPGGEKDDGVRTLDGGGIPCVD